A window of the Trichoplusia ni isolate ovarian cell line Hi5 chromosome 4, tn1, whole genome shotgun sequence genome harbors these coding sequences:
- the LOC113493470 gene encoding CDK5 and ABL1 enzyme substrate 2 isoform X1 produces the protein MSNNRNKYEKARRRLAAVTFLSNISLDGKIRDTELAQVVNKTSRYDKTDSAPKTVDGNKDKDVTLRNSVRNKSKVPQSSPVHRVGNDTHSLSSDSEHTTTITPVKAVNSSFIRERCSSGTTESFKDKHASFKSRKNHIVSLTGANADDKSSSESLNFGRFRTSSTCIPENHALVKEVRLVRPTKGVSFKDERLAIVPGQGVPCVIFSTIPYSKTVRNARSDLRKDGVRRRNTSGPRPLSSITDNGVDPFDLLGLEKEENGQEISYSKLLVPSKVCTREQYKKMYEGDFTEKSSWKIANRHPHVIARTKLLTRHKDKKWCFSYESSQRTAIPSSPPHSSVDIKSFDWDEGTLLSQKYLQYCPNVLDDPELIAGKHRTLLTFTSYMTSIIDYVRPQDLKKELNDKFREKFPHIKLTLSKLRSIKKEMRKIAKHDSGGIDLLSVAQAYVYFEKLILANLINKDNRKLCAGACLLLSAKLNDVKGEALKSLIERIETTFRVNRKDLMRFEFAVLVALEFGLHVPPYEVFPHYQRLLHDS, from the exons ATGTCTAACAATCgtaataaatacgaaaaagCTCGGAGACGTCTAGCTGCAGTaacatttttgtcaaatatatcGTTAGATGGCAAGATAAGAGATACGGAGTTAGCCCAAGTAGTGAATAAAACATCTAGATATGATAAAACTGATTCAGCTCCTAAAACTGTGGATGGCAACAAAGATAAAGATGTAACACTGAGAAACAGTGTTCGTAATAAGAGTAAGGTACCTCAGTCAAGTCCAGTGCACCGTGTTGGAAATGATACTCATTCCCTTAGTTCAGACTCAGAACACACAACAACAATAACACCTGTCAAAGCTGTAAATAGTTCATTTATCAGAGAAAG GTGTTCTTCAGGGACAACAGAGTCATTTAAAGACAAGCATGCTTCATTTAAGTCTAGAAAAAATCACATTGTATCCCTGACTGGTGCTAATGCAGATGACAAGAGCAGTTCAGAGAGTCTTAATTTTG GTAGATTTAGAACAAGTAGCACTTGTATACCTGAAAATCATGCTTTAGTCAAAGAAGTTCGGCTTGTGCGCCCAACTAAAGGAGTGTCATTCAAAGATGAGAGGCTTGCTATAGTACCAGGACAGGGTGTACCTTGTGTTATTTTCAGCACTATTCCATACTCCAAGACAGTTCGCAATGCACG TTCTGATCTCAGAAAGGATGGTGTAAGGAGGAGGAATACATCAGGGCCAAGGCCCCTATCATCTATAACAGACAATGGAGTGGATCCCTTTGACCTGCTTGGCCtggaaaaagaagaaaatggcCAAGAAATATCTTACTCAAAACTTTTGGTGCCCTCCAAAGTATGTACACGGGAACAGTACAAGAAAATGTATGAAGGTGACTTTACAGAAAAATCTAGTTGGAAAATAGCTAACAGACACCCACATGTTATAGCAAG GACTAAGTTATTGACGAGGCACAAGGATAAGAAATG GTGTTTTTCTTATGAGTCATCTCAGAGGACGGCTATACCATCTTCACCCCCACACTCTTCAGTGGATATTAAATCGTTTGATTGGGACGAGGGAACGTTACTATCgcaaaaatat cttcAGTACTGTCCAAACGTATTAGATGATCCGGAGCTCATAGCTGGAAAACACAGAACATTGTTAACATTTACATCATATATGACGTCTATTATTGACTATGTCCGACCACAAGACCTCAAAAAGGAGTTGAATGACAAGTTTAGGGAAAAATTCCCTCATATAAAGTTAACTCTGAGCAAGCTGAGgag catcAAAAAAGAAATGCGTAAGATCGCTAAGCACGACAGCGGAGGAATCGATTTACTGTCTGTCGCACAAGcgtatgtttattttgagaaGTTAATACTTGCTAATCTTATCAACAAAGACAATAGAAAACTATGTGCTGGAGCTTGTTTACTACTTTCTGCTAAACTCAATGACGTCAAAGGGGAAGCGTTAAAATCACTAATAGAG cGCATTGAAACTACGTTCCGAGTGAATAGAAAAGATTTGATGAGATTCGAATTCGCAGTCTTAGTGGCTCTGGAGTTTGGCCTACACGTACCGCCTTATGAGGTGTTCCCTCATTATCAGCGCTTGCTCCACGACTCGTGA
- the LOC113493470 gene encoding CDK5 and ABL1 enzyme substrate 2 isoform X2, producing the protein MSNNRNKYEKARRRLAAVTFLSNISLDGKIRDTELAQVVNKTSRYDKTDSAPKTVDGNKDKDVTLRNSVRNKSKVPQSSPVHRVGNDTHSLSSDSEHTTTITPVKAVNSSFIRERCSSGTTESFKDKHASFKSRKNHIVSLTGANADDKSSSESLNFGRFRTSSTCIPENHALVKEVRLVRPTKGVSFKDERLAIVPGQGVPCVIFSTIPYSKTVRNARSDLRKDGVRRRNTSGPRPLSSITDNGVDPFDLLGLEKEENGQEISYSKLLVPSKVCTREQYKKMYEGDFTEKSSWKIANRHPHVIARCFSYESSQRTAIPSSPPHSSVDIKSFDWDEGTLLSQKYLQYCPNVLDDPELIAGKHRTLLTFTSYMTSIIDYVRPQDLKKELNDKFREKFPHIKLTLSKLRSIKKEMRKIAKHDSGGIDLLSVAQAYVYFEKLILANLINKDNRKLCAGACLLLSAKLNDVKGEALKSLIERIETTFRVNRKDLMRFEFAVLVALEFGLHVPPYEVFPHYQRLLHDS; encoded by the exons ATGTCTAACAATCgtaataaatacgaaaaagCTCGGAGACGTCTAGCTGCAGTaacatttttgtcaaatatatcGTTAGATGGCAAGATAAGAGATACGGAGTTAGCCCAAGTAGTGAATAAAACATCTAGATATGATAAAACTGATTCAGCTCCTAAAACTGTGGATGGCAACAAAGATAAAGATGTAACACTGAGAAACAGTGTTCGTAATAAGAGTAAGGTACCTCAGTCAAGTCCAGTGCACCGTGTTGGAAATGATACTCATTCCCTTAGTTCAGACTCAGAACACACAACAACAATAACACCTGTCAAAGCTGTAAATAGTTCATTTATCAGAGAAAG GTGTTCTTCAGGGACAACAGAGTCATTTAAAGACAAGCATGCTTCATTTAAGTCTAGAAAAAATCACATTGTATCCCTGACTGGTGCTAATGCAGATGACAAGAGCAGTTCAGAGAGTCTTAATTTTG GTAGATTTAGAACAAGTAGCACTTGTATACCTGAAAATCATGCTTTAGTCAAAGAAGTTCGGCTTGTGCGCCCAACTAAAGGAGTGTCATTCAAAGATGAGAGGCTTGCTATAGTACCAGGACAGGGTGTACCTTGTGTTATTTTCAGCACTATTCCATACTCCAAGACAGTTCGCAATGCACG TTCTGATCTCAGAAAGGATGGTGTAAGGAGGAGGAATACATCAGGGCCAAGGCCCCTATCATCTATAACAGACAATGGAGTGGATCCCTTTGACCTGCTTGGCCtggaaaaagaagaaaatggcCAAGAAATATCTTACTCAAAACTTTTGGTGCCCTCCAAAGTATGTACACGGGAACAGTACAAGAAAATGTATGAAGGTGACTTTACAGAAAAATCTAGTTGGAAAATAGCTAACAGACACCCACATGTTATAGCAAG GTGTTTTTCTTATGAGTCATCTCAGAGGACGGCTATACCATCTTCACCCCCACACTCTTCAGTGGATATTAAATCGTTTGATTGGGACGAGGGAACGTTACTATCgcaaaaatat cttcAGTACTGTCCAAACGTATTAGATGATCCGGAGCTCATAGCTGGAAAACACAGAACATTGTTAACATTTACATCATATATGACGTCTATTATTGACTATGTCCGACCACAAGACCTCAAAAAGGAGTTGAATGACAAGTTTAGGGAAAAATTCCCTCATATAAAGTTAACTCTGAGCAAGCTGAGgag catcAAAAAAGAAATGCGTAAGATCGCTAAGCACGACAGCGGAGGAATCGATTTACTGTCTGTCGCACAAGcgtatgtttattttgagaaGTTAATACTTGCTAATCTTATCAACAAAGACAATAGAAAACTATGTGCTGGAGCTTGTTTACTACTTTCTGCTAAACTCAATGACGTCAAAGGGGAAGCGTTAAAATCACTAATAGAG cGCATTGAAACTACGTTCCGAGTGAATAGAAAAGATTTGATGAGATTCGAATTCGCAGTCTTAGTGGCTCTGGAGTTTGGCCTACACGTACCGCCTTATGAGGTGTTCCCTCATTATCAGCGCTTGCTCCACGACTCGTGA